In one window of Paraflavitalea soli DNA:
- a CDS encoding dienelactone hydrolase family protein: MNQQIINLFDEYTHKPLKREDFIKKLALLTGSMAAAMTALSQLEVKYDHAVTVAPQDDRITTEYITYPGDDSTMKGYFAKPKKEGKYGAVVVIHENRGLNPHIEDVTRRVALAGYLALGVDALSPLGGTPKDEEQARGLFAQLDAKKNLNNFIKAFDYLKERKDCNGKTGCVGFCWGGALANQLAVNVPDLKAAVAFYGRQPDAADVPKIKAAVQLHYGGLDERVNAGIPAYEEALKKAGVHYEIFIYEGANHAFNNDTAPTRYNEAAAKLAWERTLKLFGEKLK; encoded by the coding sequence ATGAACCAGCAGATCATCAACCTCTTTGATGAATACACGCATAAACCGCTTAAACGGGAAGATTTTATCAAAAAGCTGGCACTGCTTACGGGGAGCATGGCAGCAGCCATGACAGCGCTCTCGCAACTGGAAGTGAAATATGATCATGCAGTAACGGTTGCACCGCAGGATGACCGCATCACTACGGAATACATTACTTATCCCGGCGATGATAGCACCATGAAGGGCTATTTTGCTAAACCCAAAAAGGAAGGCAAATATGGAGCTGTGGTGGTGATCCATGAAAACCGGGGTCTTAATCCGCATATTGAAGATGTGACCCGCCGGGTGGCCCTGGCCGGGTACCTGGCGCTGGGTGTGGATGCCTTATCGCCGCTGGGCGGCACACCCAAGGACGAGGAGCAGGCCCGTGGCCTGTTTGCCCAACTGGATGCCAAAAAGAACCTGAACAATTTCATAAAGGCCTTTGACTACCTGAAAGAAAGGAAGGATTGCAATGGAAAGACGGGCTGTGTAGGTTTTTGCTGGGGGGGCGCCCTGGCCAACCAGCTGGCTGTCAATGTACCAGACCTCAAAGCAGCAGTTGCCTTCTATGGCCGTCAGCCGGATGCTGCCGATGTACCTAAGATCAAGGCGGCGGTGCAGCTGCATTATGGCGGACTGGATGAACGTGTGAATGCAGGTATACCCGCCTACGAGGAAGCCTTAAAGAAAGCGGGTGTTCATTACGAGATTTTCATCTACGAAGGGGCCAACCATGCTTTTAACAATGATACAGCCCCTACGCGGTACAATGAGGCGGCGGCCAAACTGGCCTGGGAAAGGACGCTGAAGCTCTTTGGAGAAAAGCTGAAATAA
- a CDS encoding cellulase family glycosylhydrolase produces the protein MKILCSITIAAITAGILLSTGCRDNAEKTTATTSESPARKVWTAAQANEWYAKRPWMVGANFIPSTAINQLEMWQKESFDTATISKELGWAASIGFNTMRVYLHHLAWNQDKQGFKDRMARYLAIADSKGIKTIFVIFDDCWNKDPKAGTQPAPKTGIHNSGWMQDPGDPYYKDSTLFPELESYVKDIITHFGKDQRILLWDVYNEPGNSGKLDSSLPLLVNVFTWARAANPEQPLTAGLWAWDFEKLNQVQIENSDVITYHDYEDAPWHKRVVELLQTHGKPLICTEYMARTRNSNFSNILPMLKENNVGAINWGLVAGKTNTIYAWDTPMADGSEPPVWFHDIFRKDGTPYKKEETDLIRRLTTAGK, from the coding sequence ATGAAGATCTTATGCAGCATCACGATTGCCGCCATTACAGCCGGCATCCTGTTGAGCACAGGCTGCCGGGACAATGCAGAAAAGACAACAGCAACTACCAGTGAATCGCCGGCCAGGAAAGTCTGGACTGCCGCGCAGGCCAATGAATGGTACGCAAAACGACCATGGATGGTGGGCGCCAATTTTATTCCCAGCACCGCCATCAACCAGCTGGAGATGTGGCAGAAAGAAAGTTTTGATACTGCTACCATCTCGAAGGAACTTGGATGGGCAGCCTCCATTGGATTCAATACTATGCGTGTTTATCTGCATCACCTGGCCTGGAACCAGGACAAGCAGGGATTCAAAGACAGGATGGCCAGGTATCTCGCTATTGCTGATTCAAAAGGAATCAAAACCATCTTTGTAATTTTCGATGATTGCTGGAACAAAGATCCAAAGGCAGGCACACAACCCGCTCCGAAAACAGGTATACACAATTCAGGATGGATGCAGGATCCGGGAGATCCGTATTACAAAGACAGCACGCTCTTTCCGGAACTGGAATCCTATGTAAAAGATATCATCACGCATTTTGGAAAAGACCAGCGTATCCTGCTCTGGGATGTTTACAATGAACCAGGTAATTCAGGTAAGTTGGACAGCTCACTTCCATTGCTGGTGAATGTATTTACATGGGCGCGGGCTGCAAACCCTGAACAACCCCTCACTGCCGGTCTCTGGGCCTGGGATTTTGAAAAACTCAACCAGGTACAAATAGAAAATTCAGATGTGATCACTTACCACGATTATGAAGATGCCCCCTGGCATAAAAGAGTGGTCGAATTGTTGCAAACGCATGGCAAGCCACTTATCTGTACGGAATATATGGCTCGTACCCGTAACAGCAATTTCAGCAATATCCTGCCAATGCTGAAAGAAAACAATGTTGGCGCCATCAACTGGGGCCTGGTTGCCGGAAAAACAAATACCATCTATGCCTGGGATACTCCCATGGCCGATGGCAGTGAGCCACCAGTTTGGTTTCACGATATATTCAGGAAAGATGGAACACCATATAAAAAAGAAGAAACAGATCTCATCCGTCGATTGACTACAGCTGGTAAATAG
- a CDS encoding family 43 glycosylhydrolase, with translation MKKIPFFSRLLQLFCLLCIFFSGHEKLNAQASGNPILQGYEADPDIHYFNGKYYIYPTGGLFFKAFSSTDLTNWVNEGVIFDLGPQCSWANVNGWAPHVVFRNNQYYFYYTAEAKIGVAVGPSPTGPFTDLGYPLIGSDPFISDIIDPAVFVDNDGQAYIYYGGSAQSQMVIRKLAPNMTSFIGGPTLATPQYYTEAPHMLKRGSTYYLSYSNGSWNNSTYNVRYSTSTSPMGPWTYRGVILQNWGPFTGNGHASIMHRPGCGDDYQDEYFIVYHRYQNGDYTTRRVCIDRLYFTNALIMPVYPTWAGMPARPNDPEGMGCIVPNTIPNGTYRIVSKMTTSTGQPLVLDIFNCSTSRSADIGTWTPTSCLGQRWQLTYLDGFYTIVSQQPTHYALDLTGCNINEGAPLGLWDNNGNPCQQYRLEPVGGGYYRIMNRVSSYVLDIGACSNVPGADVTHWRWKGLDCQLWKFEPISATAATVAGASTYTIKTYPNPAKNELNIVMEPVGNAGKSAGNATGNKEFTFALYNTNGVLVAKGASPGESTSAKVDIRKLPKGNYFLRVNKGSEQVEKQIIVIDQ, from the coding sequence ATGAAAAAGATTCCCTTCTTTTCCCGGCTGCTTCAGCTGTTTTGTTTATTGTGTATCTTTTTTTCAGGCCATGAAAAACTGAACGCGCAGGCAAGTGGAAATCCCATTCTGCAGGGATATGAAGCAGACCCTGATATTCATTATTTCAATGGGAAATATTATATCTATCCAACCGGAGGTCTTTTCTTCAAAGCATTTTCTTCAACCGATCTTACCAATTGGGTAAATGAAGGTGTGATCTTTGATCTGGGCCCTCAATGTAGCTGGGCCAATGTTAATGGCTGGGCGCCGCATGTGGTGTTTCGCAACAATCAATATTATTTTTATTACACGGCTGAAGCCAAGATCGGCGTGGCGGTGGGTCCCTCTCCTACCGGCCCTTTCACCGATCTGGGATATCCGTTGATCGGTTCAGATCCTTTCATTTCAGATATCATCGATCCTGCCGTATTCGTTGATAACGACGGACAGGCATATATCTATTATGGCGGATCTGCACAAAGCCAGATGGTGATCCGCAAACTGGCTCCCAATATGACTTCTTTCATTGGCGGTCCAACGCTTGCTACTCCACAATATTATACGGAAGCTCCGCATATGCTGAAACGTGGAAGCACTTATTATCTTTCCTACTCCAATGGTTCCTGGAACAACTCAACGTATAATGTCAGGTATTCCACCTCAACTTCTCCCATGGGCCCCTGGACCTACCGCGGCGTGATATTGCAGAACTGGGGTCCATTTACCGGAAATGGTCATGCATCTATCATGCACCGGCCTGGTTGCGGAGATGATTACCAGGATGAATATTTCATCGTGTATCACCGTTATCAAAATGGCGATTATACAACGCGGAGGGTGTGCATAGACAGATTGTATTTCACTAACGCCCTCATCATGCCTGTATATCCTACCTGGGCTGGAATGCCCGCCCGGCCTAATGATCCGGAAGGAATGGGCTGCATTGTTCCCAATACGATCCCTAATGGAACGTACAGGATCGTATCCAAAATGACCACATCAACGGGCCAACCGCTGGTACTCGATATCTTTAATTGCAGTACCAGCCGCTCGGCAGATATCGGCACCTGGACGCCCACCAGCTGCCTCGGTCAGCGCTGGCAACTGACCTACCTGGATGGCTTTTATACGATCGTTTCGCAGCAACCAACGCACTATGCATTGGACCTTACAGGATGCAATATCAATGAAGGCGCACCGCTCGGTTTGTGGGACAATAATGGGAATCCCTGCCAGCAATACAGACTGGAACCGGTGGGAGGCGGTTATTACCGGATCATGAACCGCGTGAGTAGTTATGTGTTGGATATAGGCGCCTGCAGCAATGTTCCTGGTGCGGACGTAACACATTGGCGATGGAAAGGATTGGATTGTCAATTGTGGAAATTTGAGCCTATCAGCGCTACTGCTGCAACTGTTGCAGGCGCTTCAACTTACACCATAAAAACTTATCCCAATCCTGCAAAAAATGAGCTTAATATTGTGATGGAACCGGTAGGAAACGCAGGCAAGTCTGCCGGTAACGCAACAGGTAATAAGGAATTTACTTTTGCGTTGTACAACACCAATGGCGTGCTTGTTGCAAAAGGTGCAAGCCCCGGGGAAAGTACATCGGCAAAAGTGGATATCAGGAAACTGCCGAAAGGAAATTATTTCCTACGCGTTAACAAGGGAAGTGAACAGGTGGAAAAACAAATTATCGTCATTGATCAATAA
- a CDS encoding N-acetylglucosamine kinase, giving the protein MILIADSGSTKTTWSLLSGQDEIMTFQTEGYNPYYVTGEYIIESLHRSLPQGIAPASIRQLFFYGAGCEEDRIEIMNRSLASVFYNAEVFVFMDLLAAARGLLGNQPGFVSILGTGSNTCIYDGEKIVHHIDSLGFILGDEGSASYLGKKLLQDYLRGTMPAAVMARFDNKYGISREEIFFNVYTQPLANRYCAGFCKFLQLDCDYSRKCILDGFRQFFQNLVSLYPHYASYSFNCSGTVGFVFRELLEEVAAEFGMRTNKVLTGPIEGLVAFHSQ; this is encoded by the coding sequence ATGATACTAATAGCAGACAGCGGCTCTACCAAAACCACCTGGAGCTTATTATCAGGTCAGGATGAAATTATGACGTTCCAGACAGAGGGCTACAACCCTTATTATGTAACGGGAGAATATATCATTGAATCATTGCACAGATCCTTGCCCCAGGGGATCGCCCCTGCCAGTATCAGGCAATTGTTTTTCTATGGTGCCGGATGTGAGGAAGACAGGATTGAAATAATGAACCGTTCCCTGGCAAGCGTTTTTTACAATGCTGAGGTTTTTGTTTTTATGGATCTGTTGGCAGCAGCCAGGGGCTTGCTGGGTAATCAACCCGGGTTTGTTTCGATACTGGGCACAGGCTCCAATACCTGTATCTACGATGGAGAAAAGATCGTGCATCATATCGATTCCCTGGGATTTATATTAGGCGACGAAGGCAGTGCCTCCTATCTGGGCAAAAAACTGCTCCAGGATTATTTAAGAGGAACTATGCCTGCGGCAGTAATGGCTCGATTTGACAACAAATATGGTATCAGCCGGGAAGAGATCTTTTTCAATGTTTATACCCAACCGCTGGCAAACCGCTACTGCGCCGGATTTTGTAAATTCCTTCAATTGGATTGCGACTATTCCAGGAAGTGCATCCTTGATGGGTTCAGACAATTCTTCCAAAACCTCGTTTCCCTGTACCCCCATTACGCCAGTTACTCTTTCAACTGCAGTGGAACCGTTGGTTTTGTTTTCAGAGAGCTATTGGAAGAAGTGGCCGCGGAGTTTGGCATGAGAACGAACAAAGTATTGACAGGTCCGATTGAAGGGCTGGTAGCCTTTCATTCGCAGTAA
- a CDS encoding sugar MFS transporter has protein sequence MTSITNSMPSAAKSRTILHPLIIVGSLFFIFGFVTWLSAVLIPYLQIACELNNFQSYLVAFAFYISYFIAGIPSGWLLKKTGFKKGLSIGLLLVALGSLLFIPAATYRLYPVFLLGLFVQGAGLTILQTASNPYVAILGPKESAARRISFMGICNGIAGVIAPLILGAVILNDADALQRKLSTLAPSEKILALDQLAGKVILPYIIITLVLIVLSILIYFSSLPEVDEEADTTDSVSGAHAEKTSIFQFPHLLIGVLVLFLYTGVEVIAGNSIIGYGAYYGIPLSTSKFFTAFTLAGMLIGYIIGIICIPRYLSQEAALKSSALLGIACATIAILTNGLTSVVFVALLGLANSLIWPSIWPLAIAGLGKFTKTGSSLLVMAISGAAVLPLLYGYATDLFNPKLAYIIVIPCYLAIGYYAVYGHKIRR, from the coding sequence ATGACCAGCATTACCAATAGCATGCCTTCTGCCGCGAAGAGCCGGACAATCCTGCATCCATTGATTATCGTGGGGTCTTTGTTCTTTATTTTCGGATTTGTAACATGGCTTAGTGCTGTGCTGATACCCTACCTTCAGATAGCCTGTGAATTGAATAATTTTCAATCCTACCTGGTGGCTTTTGCATTTTATATTTCCTATTTCATTGCAGGTATTCCCTCAGGATGGCTTTTGAAGAAAACAGGATTCAAGAAAGGGTTGTCCATTGGCTTATTGCTGGTGGCGCTGGGCTCTTTGTTGTTCATTCCTGCCGCGACCTATAGACTCTATCCTGTTTTTTTATTGGGACTGTTTGTTCAGGGGGCAGGGTTGACGATCCTGCAAACAGCCTCAAATCCTTATGTTGCCATACTCGGCCCCAAAGAAAGTGCGGCAAGGAGGATCAGCTTTATGGGCATCTGCAATGGAATTGCCGGCGTAATAGCGCCGCTGATCCTTGGCGCCGTGATATTGAATGATGCCGATGCGCTGCAACGTAAATTAAGCACACTCGCACCTTCAGAGAAAATTCTTGCACTTGATCAACTGGCTGGCAAAGTGATACTTCCTTATATCATTATCACGCTGGTGTTGATAGTGCTTTCGATATTGATCTACTTTTCCAGTCTTCCGGAAGTGGATGAAGAAGCGGACACAACTGATTCCGTTAGCGGCGCACATGCGGAGAAGACTTCGATCTTTCAATTTCCTCATCTTCTCATCGGCGTGCTGGTGTTGTTCTTGTATACTGGCGTGGAAGTGATTGCCGGCAACAGCATCATAGGCTACGGCGCGTATTATGGAATTCCACTTTCCACTTCAAAATTCTTTACGGCATTTACCCTGGCGGGAATGCTGATCGGATATATCATCGGCATCATCTGCATTCCACGGTATCTTTCACAGGAAGCTGCCCTGAAAAGCTCTGCCCTCCTGGGTATTGCGTGTGCAACGATCGCCATCCTTACCAATGGGCTGACCTCTGTTGTTTTTGTTGCATTGCTAGGACTGGCCAATTCGCTTATCTGGCCATCCATCTGGCCGCTGGCAATTGCCGGCCTGGGAAAATTCACCAAAACAGGGTCTTCACTTTTGGTGATGGCCATCTCCGGGGCCGCCGTATTACCCCTGTTGTACGGCTATGCAACGGATCTCTTCAATCCCAAACTCGCTTATATTATTGTAATACCCTGTTACCTGGCAATTGGATATTATGCTGTTTACGGGCATAAAATAAGGCGGTAG